AAAAGGAAGCCAAACAAAGACCAGAATTCCATTCTATGCCCCGACCAAATGATTGCAAACAACAGTTTAGACTTCCAGTTGCAGCAATGTACACTACCTTACCTTGTAATTGGAATATCTTTGATTGTATTCACGCTCTTTTGAGACTAGGAGTGGCAAGTTTGTCTTCCAGTTTTCAATTTGAGCCTCACATGGAGCTACTTCATCTTCCAGCTGAGCAAGTATTCTAGAACATGCAAAGAAAGCTAAAATCAATAATTCAAACCGAAAAAGAACTAGTCAAGCTTCTAAACAAAAATGTCCTAAAACAAGTTACCACCTAGGAAACAACCACATATTTAacaaaataacataaaaaatatatatactctAACACACATTTCTGAAGAATTTTACTGAAAGCATACCTTTTCAAGTAAGTTAGCCTTGCTATAGCCTTCCTTGTATAATCAAGGAGCACTTTAGATTCCTTTTGTACCTTCGCCCTCTTCTCTTGTACTCCAGACTTCCTCAGAGAAAGATCTCCCATCGAGACAAGGAAACTAGAAGCATATTTATTCTAGTAAGATCTCTCGAAATCAAGTACAAAAACACAAACCGTAGGCAAAAAGATAAACATGATTTACAAGCAACACTCACCTGCTCAACTCAGTGTCTCTTATATTCAACAAGTTAGCAACACTCGACAAAACTTGCGCTGAACCCACTACACTGGATGGCAAACTCTCCTGAGCCAAACCCACATTCTCCAGTAACTCCCGAATCCTTGCAGCTGAATAATTAAAACTCCCATCAAAACCATCACAAAAgaaacccaaaatataaaaccAACTTCGGACTGCGTCTAATTTACTTAGGCTAGCCTCTATCACATTGATCCGCATATTGCACCATAGCTTGGATGCTCATGATATAGACTACTAGACTAGCACAACACTTTTAGGCTCCAAAATCAATCACCACAACCTATCTAATCAGATCGAGACTAGCCAACATAAATAGAATCAATTAGCATACTAACATTGCAAACTAAACATACAGCCTGCAACAAAATGCCACTCAAAGTATCAAACACAAATTTAGAGGGGCAAcaccaaaccttgagaacgataTTCGGCTGCCTTTTGTCGAAAATCATTGGCAACAATGCCAGCAGCTTGTGTCTTAGCTTGAGAAACAGATGCAATATTATGCAAATGGGCAATACTTCGAGGGGTGTATTCGAATTCGGGTACATCTTTGCCAACAGCATCAAACTGAGTAAGAAGCCATGCTTTCACCTcctgaatcctagtaggatcaAACCCACTGCCCTTTGATTCGCTGCTGCCCGACGGATCAGACCCAGAAACTGAATCACTCATATTTCTTCACCAATTCACAAAAAAGGCTCTTTTAGCGGAAATTCAAACTACCCATAATCACAACACGCTGAATTAACAcattgttttcttcttttttaaaatcaaatttTGATTCAATAAAGTTTCAATTCCAATacctaatttggaaattgatagAATTGGAATTTCATAGTGTGTAAAGATCGAAATTAATTGGGTGAAATTGAAGATTAGGGTTAAGTAAATAATTGAAATGAAGAAAATATACCTGAAACTTTCCAGTGATATTTTAGAAACTGTGCATAAATTCGCCGGCAAATGGCAGTGCACCGTATTTGTGAGCAAATGATTTTCCGGTGAAGTTTGTGGGAATTTGAGAGTGAGTGAGACGTGAAAACTATTGTTATGTGAGATGAAAAGGACAATCATGAAATTTGAATTTCGAGTTATAAAAGTCGCCGATTTATGGCTAAAACTAGTTTAGAACCCGTATTATGCacgaatttttatttattttttatctaTTATTTTTATCATATAGGAATTTTATTGGCATTTATATTTAAGGTAGATAATACAtttctgaaaaaaaaattaaaatgcatAAGAATCTATATAAATGGGAGTTTTTTTAAGAGCATTTAGAGCGTCACGTAAAATTTTACAGtcacaaaatcaaaattaattttattttaaattaatataaaagaaacaaaaaagtaGGATAAAATATATTAACCATAAGataaatattgattataatgtgataaatttttttaaaaaaaacttcaaTTTATTTTATAGGATAAAATATATTAAACCATAAGATAAATATAGATCATAATGTGATaagttttttgtttaaaaacttaaatttattttaagttatatttaggataaatatattaaatcatactccctccgtcccagattagttgttacactctcCTTTTCCGTCCGTTCCAAATTAGTTGTCTCTCTTTTCCCActaatttattttttgtccccacacattctctcattcaattaaaaaaaaaatattcactaactcctatcacatctattttttcaataaaataacaattgatagcCAAACAAACACTTATTACCTAAAACTTTgggcaaaggtaagtgtaacaactaatctgggacggatgcAGTAAGataaatattgattataacgtgataattttttttgtttagaaaCAGAATTTCGGTATGATACTCTTTAAAACATATATATTGAACCTTGTGGCATTTCAACGTTGACATTTGTACGCCTAAACAACAACCTAAGTAATACGTAGTACTTAAAATAAATTTGTACGTAGATCTTGTAAACTCTTTCTCCCATTGGGTTTTGGAACGAATCTTaaaaacagaaaagaaaaataattgcACGAGTAGATTATGGCTCGAAAACTCTTTCTCCCATTGagatttttttgggggggggggggggggggttggttTGAAGGAGAAAAATTGGAGGGAAAAGGGGTGAAGTAAACAAAACCGGCGAGTCAAAGGCCGAATAATTGGAGTCAGCGCCAGAAAAGAGGAAAATGTTGTCTCTCGCAATTTTTTTACTTTAAGGTATttattcacaaaaaaaattaaaaggttgtttctaaaaggttatttttggcaaatatgcctttttattaaaataaattttcttTCGACATGAGTATTTGTTTGCAAAATATGACACATAATATTGTATGCCAAGTGGATAAGTCATTATTGTTCAAATCATGAGGTCATGCGTTCGTATCTTGTGTTCTAATTTTTGAATAATGTAAGGATGATATGGAATGATTTGTGTCGAATTGCAGAGGAGAGTGTCACATGGAATGAAATTATTTCTTACAAACACCTTTTAAtatatctatacctagtctatacctagtaatatatatatatatatatatatatatatatatatatatatatatatatatatatatatatatgaccaggttctggtgagaacctctAACAACCGTAGAATTTAGATGGAATAGACGGATGAGATTGAATCTCAAAACATATGATATTTTCGCTCAAAATAGACAaacatctttctctctctacttccCAAAATATCTCACGCTTTCTTTCTCTTCCTCCTTGAAAAGTGACGCGCGATTTATCTTCGAAAGCCTTCGTTCTTCAAATTCCAGAAATTCGTCCCAAGATTAGGTATAATTTGTCAAAATAAATTTGCAATCAGACTTTAGTTATTCGTGATATCAAAATTCATATTGTACGTTCTACAGTGATTTtcaacttggattttgaagttCATCATGCGAAAATTTCGAATACTAATTGCTTGATTTGGTTAATCAATTCTAATTTCTTCTGTAGCAATATTTCAATTAACTTGAATCTGCAATCATCGAGCTCAAAATTAAAGGTAAATGTTTCTAATTAAGTTCAATTAGATTTCTAGGTTATCAAATTTCTTAAGGTTCATCCCGTATTTGATTTGATCTTCGTTCTCGAATTTATTGTTTTCTTCTAGGGTAATTAGATAAGATTTTGTACCATTTTGAAGATTGAATTTCCCGCGAAATTGCTAAAGACAAGGGCAAGAGTTGCGAGTTCCCAAATTGATTTCTAGGTACTTCAATTTCTTCAAGCAAAAAGGATTTTGTAaactcactagtagaaaaaacccctgttgcagcccctttgttgcagcgtacatgtatttatacgcttcaacaaccagtcggtcaacgcgggtcaaacacTTTAAaaggttgttgcagcgtacaaattaattgttccctgcaaaacgtttgttgcagcgtacatagtaaaagcccctgcaatagcccgttACTATTGCAGAGTActtgtaaaagccccctgcaatagcccgttAGTAAGAAAAATTCGTTGCAACGAATATTTGTTTAACTCAATTTAGACCAAAATAATCTGCAGTCCCGCGCTCAACTCCATTCTTCTTCCCCTCAGTTTTTCCTGCGTCGCAATCAATCTAGCTTCCTCGTCGGTGGTTCTCGCCTCCTCGCCTGTCGCAGGTGGGTCGTCAGTCGCCACCTGTTCTCCGTCGCATCCTGTTCTCCGTCGTTGAACCACCGATGAAATTAGTCGCTAATCCAAATTTTTTCCAGATTCTTACAAATTCTCGCAaaaaatctttgaaaattgttcATATTATTGTACAAAATCTGTAGCATTCCAAGAATTTCccgaaaaaaataaacaaatttgtTATATGAAAACCCTAAAAGTCTCAATTTTGATTTTCGAATGGATCTAAGTGACCAAAAAGTGAAAATCTACATCAGTGAATTGCGAACAACGAAGGTTAGTTGTAATTTTTGGATTTGGAGTTGTATTAGAaattttatgttttgaatttgatAATTTTGTTGCATTTTGATTTACAGAGAATATATATGGAAAATTAATATGGTGAAGAACCCTAAATCGCGATTTAATTGGTTACTGGATTTGGATTGATTTTGGACAAAATGGTCAGATTTGGATTCACATtttgtttattatgttattgtaatAACTTTTGATTCAATCTCTTAGATTTTCGTATAAATTTGTATGAAAAAGAAACATTGTCTTCTTAGCTATTGATTTGTTTAATTTCTGCCATTGTTGTGATTATAATGTTATTATAAGAACTTCTGATTCAATTTCCTatattttcatataaatttgTATGATAAAGGACTAAAGGAGCATAAATCTTAGTTGTTGATTTGTTTAATTTCTGCCATTGTGTGATTAGAACTGTGGAAAGTGACGTTATTACGGTGAGAATGGTGATTTTATTTGAGTAAAGGCAATTCAATTGGTGGAACTAGTTCTGTACTACAATTACTCTGTGCTAATGTAGTTTTGTAATCACAGGGATGCAACCCACCTCCAATGGATATGGCAGGGACATCTGCGAACATTAGCGGGTGTTCTTACCTTCAGCATAGTCCACAATCATTAGCATACCCTAGCCCTATACCTTCCTATAATGCTAGCCATATGCCTTCCTTCCCTAGTCCTTCACGTTATGATTCAAACCCGTCAAATTATTTGCTTCCTTTCCTTGGCAATTTGGCTTCCATTGCTACTAATCTTCCACCAATTCGGATATCAAACAGTGCACTTATAACTCCCCCTTTATCTTCCCTGACTTCTAGGGGGTCGAAGCGTAAAGTTGAGTGGGAATCCCTGCCGAATTCAAATTGCTTTGGCTCTCAACAATCTGCTGCTCGTAACCAGGATTTTGCTGTCTACCTACGCTCTAAAGACTTGTGGAGCTACAGTCATCCGAAGGACTGTAGCTGGTATTAAAGAAAGTTTGTGAAACGAAGGAGAAGATAAAAGCTCTTTTTACAGAGGCTCAGTTCAAGTAacaagtaagttcctccacaaAGAAAACTTACAAGTTACTAGCTTATCCTTCTTATTGCTAACTCTGCTAACCCAACCCCCATAGACTTACAAGCAACAAATCATTCTTATTGCTAACTCCGCATCCTCTTTCTTAGGCCGAGGTGGTAATTTTGAGTAAAAAACACCTCAATTTCTTACTGTTTGATCATGTAGACTGTGAGGTCCTCAGTTAACTGTTGCAGATAAAGGTATATATATTTGTTTCAATAGTTTAAATGCTTTCTCTTATTTTTGGCTATGTTATGCTACTCATAGGTTGACCGCTAGCGTTATGTGGTTTACATGaaatatttttatgcatttgaaGTACCTTGTGCCTTATCTTGCCGACTTAGCGTCTGAATTGACTGGTATGGTCAGACATTTGGTGTTATGATAAAAATTTCTCAGTTATTGAACTATAGTCCAGTTGTAGCAGGAGAGAGATGTGGTCGCTAACTATCTCGAAAACCTTCTTAAggtttatttgttttttaaagaGCCCTACCCTTTATCCTGAGATTCATTTCTCATTGTCAACATACTAGTATTATAACGATGATAATGATAATAGAGCAAGTGCATAACTTCACAGGATGATGTGAGTTTGAAGATGAGGTGTTGTCTAAACTGGTATAATGATATGGGACTAAAAAGTGGACTGTGTACAGTGTACACTATTATCACTTGAAGAGGATAATAGTGAATAGGTAAAGATTtgtctaattcaataattctgAACTTGTCACCAATTTGAGATATTCTAACCCATTGGTTCAGCGTTAGTTTGCTAAAGAAAAGCTGTATACATTTAAATCCCATCAAATAACAAAggaatttttttggaaaaaggtccttgacaggctaaatcgcactcctatcaaagataaacctaacgttcaccaactaaaaatatagcaagggaagcagggatcgtatccacagggaaacaatgttctttctactattaatcggtAATTCTAGActtattgggaaacaagaatatgGATTGATTTGTATAATATAACTAGGACGATAATAAAATAGGAAgaaatcagatattaaaaggtctagggcataggttcaccgatGAACAACATTCCAGGACGACAACAATCGATAACAATCAATAtaacagttaattagactagcatgctctctcgaatcgatactaatcatagacttagaattaacgggctctcgctacgtattaatcccaattctacctattgaaacaagcctaaacatcaaattgcatctctcgaatcttaatttgatattgcgaaactaatacaatcaaacctgcgcaaatctaattgcaaagtagataagggcaatcaataggaattaacagctaaaccaacaatcaacaacaattaatcatcctttcacattcgttcatggattcccaaaaccctagaaaatcaactactcacacatatttaaattaaaccaaataaacatattaaataaaaacatgattaagattgaataataaaataaggaataaagTAATACCTAAAACGAAGAACGAAACGATTAGCTGAAAGTTTAaatctttaattaattaaaagttgagtgtttggagaaaataaaaattgaagttttaagCTAAGCAATCATAATACGAAGTTCGGAGAGGAGCccgtacaaaaaaaaacactaaatatatatataagccTCCCCTTAATCCTACGGAGTAACTAAGCAAAAGAAGACGCAAAGGGGCCGAAAACCGGGCACCCCGGTTTCcagaaaccggccggttttggcCCAGTCAGGTGTCTCAAAAGTAGCAGGTAGCGAAAACCGGGGCCACAGGTTTCTccaaacctgccggtttcgcaCTTAAGATAGATTTCCTTCAATtctcaaaacctgccggtttccgAAAACCGGGGCCACAGGTTTTGAGCTCAGTTTGACGCAATTGCCTTGAGTTTGAACTTGAGGCCTAGGTCCAACTCCTTTGGGCCAAGTCTGACGCTCGTGGCCCCTTTGAAGCTAGCTAGATCA
This sequence is a window from Spinacia oleracea cultivar Varoflay chromosome 1, BTI_SOV_V1, whole genome shotgun sequence. Protein-coding genes within it:
- the LOC110778511 gene encoding AUGMIN subunit 1; translation: MIVLFISHNNSFHVSLTLKFPQTSPENHLLTNTVHCHLPANLCTVSKISLESFRNMSDSVSGSDPSGSSESKGSGFDPTRIQEVKAWLLTQFDAVGKDVPEFEYTPRSIAHLHNIASVSQAKTQAAGIVANDFRQKAAEYRSQAARIRELLENVGLAQESLPSSVVGSAQVLSSVANLLNIRDTELSSFLVSMGDLSLRKSGVQEKRAKVQKESKVLLDYTRKAIARLTYLKRILAQLEDEVAPCEAQIENWKTNLPLLVSKEREYNQRYSNYKALLNRVGYAPEISHGVLVEMAEHRKELEKKTKPILDTLRSYQDLPPDKALASLAIEDKKRQFAAAEKYLEEVLQSALSTTD
- the LOC110778509 gene encoding BES1/BZR1 homolog protein 2-like gives rise to the protein MDLSDQKVKIYISELRTTKGCNPPPMDMAGTSANISGCSYLQHSPQSLAYPSPIPSYNASHMPSFPSPSRYDSNPSNYLLPFLGNLASIATNLPPIRISNSALITPPLSSLTSRGSKRKVEWESLPNSNCFGSQQSAARNQDFAVYLRSKDLWSYSHPKDCSWY